A single window of Bradyrhizobium daqingense DNA harbors:
- a CDS encoding MFS transporter, whose translation MSTPRLPDTFNRLAWSNLAAQSAEQIALAAAPIVAVLTLGVAEGRTGLLQTALTLPFILFAIPAGVLADRISRRRLMAGAEALRAAALAAIVLLLALGALNLPLLALLGFAAVCGTVVYSVAAPALVPSLVSPDLLPAANARIELARTVAFASGPALGGALVGWWGASPAFGFAAALSAIAVVLLSGIYEPSRAPAPRRHPFQDIREGAAFVFHHPLLRPVFITQFIFNTGWFLQIAVFVPYAVRHLGLTAVGVGTVLTMYGVGMVIGALLATRVMRRVAFGTVVGLGPVTGFVAALVMALTVLVPSPWLASLSFFLLGVGPILWVISTTTLRQSVTPPRLLGRVSAINIMSYGARPLGSALGAIVGGLWSAEACLYLAAAVFGLQALVILLSPAVSLDRQPDMVGDEAAVRC comes from the coding sequence ATGTCAACGCCGCGCCTCCCCGACACCTTCAACCGCCTCGCCTGGTCGAACCTCGCGGCGCAATCGGCCGAGCAGATCGCGCTCGCCGCAGCACCCATCGTCGCGGTGCTGACGCTTGGGGTCGCCGAAGGGCGCACCGGCCTGCTGCAGACCGCCCTCACCCTGCCCTTCATCCTGTTCGCTATTCCCGCCGGCGTGCTCGCCGACCGCATCTCCCGCCGCCGGCTGATGGCAGGCGCCGAGGCGTTGCGGGCCGCAGCGCTCGCCGCCATCGTCCTGCTGCTGGCGCTCGGTGCCCTCAACCTGCCGCTGTTGGCGCTGCTCGGCTTTGCGGCCGTGTGCGGCACCGTCGTCTACAGCGTCGCCGCGCCGGCGCTGGTGCCCTCGCTGGTGAGCCCGGACCTGTTGCCGGCCGCAAACGCCCGCATCGAGCTCGCGCGCACGGTTGCCTTTGCTAGCGGGCCCGCGCTTGGCGGCGCATTGGTGGGATGGTGGGGCGCAAGCCCGGCCTTCGGCTTTGCCGCCGCGCTGTCGGCGATCGCGGTGGTGCTGCTTTCCGGCATCTACGAGCCATCCCGCGCGCCGGCACCGCGGCGCCACCCGTTCCAGGACATTCGCGAGGGCGCGGCCTTCGTGTTTCACCATCCGCTGCTGCGGCCGGTGTTCATCACCCAGTTCATCTTCAACACCGGCTGGTTTCTGCAGATCGCGGTGTTCGTGCCCTATGCGGTGCGCCATCTCGGCCTGACCGCCGTAGGCGTCGGCACCGTGCTGACGATGTACGGCGTCGGCATGGTGATCGGTGCACTACTCGCCACGCGCGTGATGCGGCGCGTCGCGTTCGGCACCGTCGTCGGCCTCGGCCCGGTCACCGGCTTCGTCGCCGCCCTGGTGATGGCGCTGACGGTGCTGGTGCCATCGCCCTGGCTTGCGTCCCTGAGCTTCTTCCTGCTCGGCGTCGGGCCAATCCTGTGGGTGATCTCGACCACGACGCTGCGCCAGTCGGTGACCCCGCCGCGCCTGCTCGGCCGCGTTTCCGCTATCAACATCATGAGCTACGGCGCCCGCCCGCTCGGCTCGGCGCTGGGCGCGATCGTCGGCGGCCTCTGGAGCGCCGAAGCGTGCCTCTATCTGGCCGCCGCCGTGTTCGGCCTGCAGGCGCTAGTGATCCTGCTGTCACCGGCCGTGTCGCTGGATCGGCAGCCCGACATGGTAGGGGACGAGGCGGCGGTGCGGTGCTGA
- a CDS encoding adenylate/guanylate cyclase domain-containing protein, with translation MQLTSRLALMKWITGQGLTGLPENELLRGFCERCCAEGLDLSRGLVVIDTLHPIYEGRGFRWSDRASNESDAFEYGSTADGDAAKSWRRSVFFHMLENGDDEMVIDLADAPSLDFSQIGELAEKGHKHYLAFVHRFGENGALGLMDCLYSCWTTRRDSGFSGSELEALRDLVPVLGLAIKSAQQVDIARTLGRVYLGRDASEQVLRGRISRGVTERINAVLWYSDLRGSTGISESIGPDEIIPFLNDYAQAVIDPIHEAGGDVLKLIGDGVLAMFWGEDMAAARRAALRAEHLFRKNVAALNARRAAAGRPTTSAYIGLHVGEVFYGNIGSEDRLDFTVVGPTVNEVSRIASMSRSVDRELLTSSEFYKGLDAAGRRYLVSTGRYALRGIGRAQDLYTLDPDVDASEPVTGSYERYLAG, from the coding sequence ATGCAATTGACCTCGCGCCTTGCGCTGATGAAGTGGATCACCGGCCAGGGCCTGACAGGCCTGCCTGAGAACGAGCTGCTCCGCGGCTTCTGCGAGCGCTGCTGCGCCGAAGGGCTGGATCTGTCGCGCGGGCTGGTCGTCATCGATACGCTGCATCCGATCTATGAGGGCCGCGGCTTTCGCTGGAGCGACCGTGCCAGCAACGAGAGCGATGCGTTCGAATATGGCTCGACCGCCGACGGCGACGCCGCCAAGAGCTGGCGCCGCTCGGTTTTCTTCCACATGCTCGAGAATGGCGACGACGAGATGGTGATCGATCTCGCCGACGCGCCGTCGCTGGATTTCTCGCAGATCGGCGAGCTCGCCGAGAAGGGCCACAAGCACTATCTCGCCTTCGTGCACCGCTTCGGCGAGAACGGCGCGCTCGGCCTGATGGACTGCCTGTATTCCTGCTGGACCACACGGCGCGACAGCGGCTTCTCCGGATCCGAGCTGGAAGCGCTGCGCGATCTCGTGCCGGTGCTGGGGCTTGCGATCAAATCGGCGCAGCAGGTCGACATCGCGCGCACGCTCGGCCGCGTCTATCTCGGCCGCGATGCCTCCGAGCAGGTCCTGCGCGGGCGCATCTCGCGCGGCGTCACCGAGCGCATCAATGCGGTGCTGTGGTATTCGGATTTGCGCGGCTCGACCGGGATCAGCGAGAGCATCGGTCCCGACGAGATCATCCCGTTCCTCAACGACTATGCGCAGGCCGTGATCGACCCGATCCACGAAGCCGGCGGCGACGTGCTGAAGCTGATCGGCGATGGCGTGCTCGCGATGTTCTGGGGCGAGGACATGGCGGCGGCGCGGCGCGCTGCGCTCCGCGCCGAGCATCTGTTCCGTAAGAACGTCGCGGCGCTGAACGCGCGCCGGGCGGCCGCCGGCCGTCCCACTACGTCGGCCTATATCGGCCTGCATGTCGGCGAGGTCTTCTACGGCAATATCGGCAGCGAGGACCGGCTCGACTTCACCGTGGTCGGCCCCACCGTCAACGAGGTCAGCCGCATCGCCTCGATGAGCCGCTCCGTCGATCGCGAACTCCTCACCTCGTCGGAATTCTACAAGGGTCTCGATGCCGCCGGGCGTCGCTATCTCGTCTCCACCGGCCGCTACGCGCTGCGCGGCATCGGTCGCGCGCAGGATCTCTACACGCTCGATCCCGATGTCGATGCGAGCGAGCCCGTGACGGGCAGCTACGAGCGGTATCTGGCGGGATAG
- a CDS encoding MFS transporter yields the protein MSQRQLPIILALGTTQTLAWASSYYLPALIADPMARDLGVSSNWIFGAFSASLVLSAMLGPRIGRQIDLFGGRQVLSASNLTIAAGLVLLGLSRSVPVMAIAWLVLGIGMAMGLYDAAFAALGRIYGTEARRPITGITLMAGFASTVGWPLTAWGLAHIGWRETCFAWAAANLLVGLPLNFFMLPAITGAKQTAATAEKPHLPLDRTMVLLAFIFAAVWTVTGAMAAHFPRILETTGATPVEAIAAGALIGPAQVGARMLEAGFLSRFHPLWSTRLACLTHPIGAVVVAIFGGAAASAFALFHGSGNGILTIARGTLPLAIFGPKDFGYRLGIIGAPARMAQAVAPLAFGLLIDVMGAKVLIVSSALSLSALAALFLIRTRPRPD from the coding sequence ATGAGCCAGCGCCAGCTTCCGATCATCCTGGCACTCGGCACCACGCAGACGCTGGCCTGGGCGTCCAGCTATTATCTGCCGGCACTGATCGCCGATCCCATGGCGCGCGACCTCGGCGTCTCCTCCAACTGGATCTTCGGCGCGTTCTCAGCTTCGCTCGTGCTCTCCGCCATGCTCGGCCCGCGCATCGGACGGCAGATCGATCTCTTCGGCGGACGGCAGGTGTTGTCGGCCTCGAATCTCACCATCGCCGCCGGCCTCGTGCTGCTCGGCCTGTCCCGATCGGTGCCTGTGATGGCGATCGCCTGGCTCGTGCTCGGCATCGGCATGGCGATGGGCCTCTATGACGCCGCCTTCGCCGCGCTTGGGCGAATCTACGGCACTGAGGCGCGCAGGCCCATCACCGGCATCACGCTGATGGCGGGCTTCGCCTCGACCGTCGGCTGGCCGCTCACCGCCTGGGGCCTCGCCCATATCGGCTGGCGCGAGACCTGCTTTGCCTGGGCCGCCGCCAATCTCCTGGTCGGCCTGCCGCTCAATTTCTTCATGCTGCCGGCGATCACGGGCGCGAAGCAGACTGCTGCGACCGCCGAGAAGCCGCATTTGCCGCTCGATCGCACCATGGTCCTGCTCGCCTTCATCTTCGCCGCGGTCTGGACCGTGACCGGCGCGATGGCCGCGCATTTCCCGCGCATCCTGGAGACGACCGGGGCAACGCCGGTCGAGGCGATCGCGGCCGGCGCGCTGATCGGCCCGGCGCAGGTCGGCGCACGCATGCTGGAAGCAGGCTTCCTCAGCCGCTTCCATCCGCTGTGGTCGACGCGGCTCGCCTGCCTCACCCATCCGATCGGCGCGGTGGTCGTGGCGATCTTCGGCGGCGCTGCCGCAAGCGCGTTCGCGCTGTTCCACGGCTCCGGCAACGGCATCCTGACCATCGCGCGCGGCACGCTGCCGCTCGCGATCTTCGGACCGAAGGATTTTGGCTACCGTCTCGGCATCATCGGCGCACCGGCGCGGATGGCGCAGGCGGTGGCACCGCTCGCCTTCGGCCTGCTGATCGACGTCATGGGCGCCAAGGTCCTGATCGTCTCCTCCGCGCTCAGCCTGTCGGCGCTGGCCGCGCTGTTCCTGATCCGCACCAGGCCGCGGCCGGATTGA
- a CDS encoding DMT family transporter has protein sequence MGEWAGVAIALLSSSIGGTAAAITRYLVGGADPILLAILRWGIGFLCLLPCAMMLGVRWPLRADWPGVALLGVCFFGLFFILYNIAMSYTTAARASLALATLPLHTMVVGALLGIEQMTARKITGVGIAVLGVAAALATGLAQSPAGAWRGELIMTAAVFCMAFYNVLSRPLMQRSSALGFLTAGMGAGAAVLVLAGLVKGSFAALDHFTTAQWIAGIYLGVGGGALAFILWVMALGRATPTRVANTMTVNPIAAALLAALLIGEPITPNLLIGLVAVFAGIWIATSETKPA, from the coding sequence GTGGGAGAGTGGGCGGGGGTCGCGATCGCATTGCTGTCGAGCAGCATCGGCGGGACGGCTGCGGCCATCACCCGTTATCTCGTCGGCGGTGCCGATCCCATCCTGCTCGCGATCCTGCGCTGGGGAATCGGCTTTCTCTGCCTTCTGCCATGTGCGATGATGCTAGGCGTGCGCTGGCCACTGCGCGCGGACTGGCCGGGCGTGGCGCTGCTCGGCGTCTGCTTCTTCGGCCTGTTCTTCATTCTCTATAACATCGCAATGTCCTACACGACCGCCGCGCGGGCCAGTCTTGCGCTCGCGACGCTGCCGCTTCACACCATGGTGGTCGGGGCGCTGCTCGGCATCGAGCAGATGACGGCGCGCAAGATCACCGGTGTCGGCATCGCCGTGCTCGGCGTGGCGGCAGCGCTGGCGACAGGCCTAGCGCAGAGTCCAGCAGGAGCCTGGCGCGGCGAGTTGATCATGACGGCGGCCGTGTTCTGCATGGCCTTCTATAACGTGTTGTCGCGCCCGCTGATGCAGCGCTCCAGCGCGCTCGGCTTTCTCACCGCTGGCATGGGGGCGGGCGCTGCAGTGCTGGTGCTGGCGGGGCTGGTGAAGGGAAGCTTTGCCGCGCTCGACCATTTCACGACTGCGCAATGGATTGCCGGCATTTATCTCGGCGTCGGCGGCGGTGCGCTCGCCTTCATCCTCTGGGTCATGGCGCTCGGCCGGGCAACGCCGACCCGCGTCGCCAACACCATGACGGTCAATCCGATCGCCGCCGCGCTGCTGGCAGCGCTCCTGATCGGCGAGCCGATCACGCCCAATCTGCTCATCGGACTGGTTGCGGTCTTTGCTGGGATCTGGATCGCGACCAGCGAGACGAAGCCGGCCTAG
- the dmeF gene encoding CDF family Co(II)/Ni(II) efflux transporter DmeF, with product MHSHSIEQWTHDHAFLGEKHEENERRTWFVVVLTLVMMVGEIVAGSLFGSMALLADGWHMGTHAAALGTAAFAYRFARRHLGNAHFTFGTGKFGDLAAFASAIILGLIAVEIAYESVLRLITPVPIVYGEAIGVATLGLCVNLASAWLLRGNHDHHNHGHDRGHSHAHHDHDDHDHDHHHHHHDNNLRAAYVHVMADAATSVLAIGALVVAMYSGWVWADPAVGLIGSAVIAAWAFGLIKSSGAVLLDVRADETLERVIRARIEVDDDRVTDLHLWQVGPGHCAVLLSVVSDQPQQPAVYKRRLAGLKGLSHVTVEVETCPH from the coding sequence ATGCATTCCCACTCCATCGAGCAATGGACCCATGACCACGCCTTCCTCGGTGAGAAGCACGAGGAGAACGAGCGGCGCACCTGGTTCGTGGTCGTCCTGACCCTGGTCATGATGGTGGGGGAGATCGTCGCGGGGTCGCTGTTCGGCTCGATGGCACTGCTCGCCGACGGCTGGCACATGGGCACGCATGCCGCCGCGCTCGGCACCGCCGCCTTCGCCTACCGCTTCGCGCGCCGGCATCTGGGGAATGCGCATTTCACTTTCGGCACCGGCAAGTTCGGCGATCTCGCCGCCTTCGCCAGCGCGATCATCCTCGGCCTGATCGCGGTCGAGATCGCCTATGAGAGCGTGCTGCGGCTGATCACGCCGGTGCCGATCGTCTATGGCGAGGCGATCGGGGTCGCAACGCTCGGGCTGTGCGTCAACCTCGCCAGCGCGTGGCTGCTGCGCGGCAACCATGATCATCACAATCACGGGCATGATCGCGGCCACAGCCACGCACATCATGATCACGATGACCACGACCATGATCACCACCACCATCATCACGACAACAACCTGCGCGCGGCCTATGTGCACGTGATGGCGGATGCCGCGACCTCGGTGCTGGCGATCGGTGCCCTTGTGGTCGCGATGTATTCGGGCTGGGTCTGGGCCGATCCGGCCGTCGGCCTGATCGGCAGCGCCGTGATCGCGGCCTGGGCGTTCGGCCTGATCAAGTCATCGGGCGCGGTGCTGCTCGACGTACGCGCCGACGAGACGCTGGAGCGGGTGATCCGGGCGCGGATCGAGGTCGATGACGACCGCGTCACCGACCTGCATCTCTGGCAGGTCGGGCCCGGCCATTGCGCCGTGCTCCTCTCGGTGGTCTCGGACCAGCCGCAGCAGCCGGCCGTCTACAAGCGGCGGCTTGCCGGGCTGAAGGGGCTGAGCCACGTCACGGTCGAGGTCGAGACCTGCCCGCATTGA
- a CDS encoding chromate resistance protein ChrB domain-containing protein, which yields MSAFTTISSDKLARLIGTANSPALIDVRTEEDFAADRRLIPGSIKLSHDKVTDWGGDFAGRRAIVSCLRGEKLAQGTAAWLRQLGVEAEALEGGFEGWKAARLPLVEARKLPPRDARGRTVWVTRARPKVDRIACPWLIRRFVDPNAAFLFVAPSEVIGVGERFNAAPFDIENVFWSHRGELCTFDVMIEEFGIASPALLRLATLVRGADTARPDLAPEAPGLLAASLGLSRMYDDDLEQLEAGMLLYDAFYRWCRDATAETHNWPTNKVKA from the coding sequence ATGTCTGCTTTCACGACCATATCATCTGACAAATTGGCACGGCTGATCGGCACGGCGAACAGCCCTGCCCTCATCGACGTGAGGACCGAGGAGGATTTTGCCGCCGACCGGCGGCTAATCCCGGGCTCCATCAAGCTCAGCCACGACAAGGTGACGGACTGGGGCGGTGATTTCGCCGGCCGCCGGGCCATCGTCTCCTGCCTTCGCGGCGAAAAGCTCGCCCAGGGCACGGCGGCCTGGCTGCGCCAGCTCGGCGTCGAGGCCGAGGCACTGGAGGGCGGCTTCGAGGGCTGGAAGGCGGCCAGGCTGCCGCTGGTCGAGGCCCGCAAGCTGCCGCCGCGCGATGCCAGGGGACGCACTGTCTGGGTGACGCGGGCGCGGCCCAAGGTCGACCGCATCGCCTGCCCCTGGCTGATCCGCCGCTTCGTCGATCCCAATGCGGCGTTCCTGTTCGTCGCACCCTCCGAGGTGATCGGCGTCGGTGAGCGGTTCAATGCCGCCCCCTTCGACATCGAGAACGTGTTCTGGAGCCACCGCGGCGAGCTCTGCACTTTCGACGTCATGATCGAGGAGTTCGGGATCGCTTCACCGGCGCTGCTCCGCCTCGCGACACTGGTGCGCGGTGCCGACACCGCGCGGCCGGATCTCGCGCCGGAGGCGCCGGGCCTGCTCGCGGCCTCGCTCGGGCTGTCGCGGATGTATGACGACGATCTCGAACAGCTCGAGGCCGGCATGCTGCTCTACGATGCCTTCTACCGCTGGTGCCGCGACGCGACGGCCGAGACCCACAACTGGCCGACCAACAAGGTGAAGGCGTAA